A window from Cryobacterium sp. PAMC25264 encodes these proteins:
- a CDS encoding dehydrogenase, producing MTDATPDTRSEALATALAAQDVAAVAYALRNDVVIVPQLVVNGTAEQVRVFGREGSDKRMLLLFSSGANYAQMIPDEVNPQVMVGDAQWLREFLTVHSATLEMVFFDIAGPHVMQAAPADLLKALGPIGDEGGPTA from the coding sequence GTGACAGACGCAACCCCGGACACCCGCTCAGAAGCACTCGCCACCGCCCTGGCCGCGCAGGATGTGGCCGCTGTGGCCTACGCCCTGCGCAACGACGTGGTGATCGTGCCGCAACTCGTGGTCAACGGCACCGCCGAGCAGGTGCGGGTCTTCGGCCGTGAGGGTAGCGACAAACGGATGCTGCTGCTCTTCTCCTCCGGCGCGAACTACGCCCAGATGATCCCCGACGAGGTGAACCCGCAGGTGATGGTGGGCGACGCGCAATGGCTGCGCGAGTTCCTCACCGTGCACAGCGCCACTCTCGAGATGGTGTTCTTCGATATCGCCGGCCCGCATGTGATGCAGGCGGCGCCGGCCGACCTGCTCAAGGCGCTCGGGCCGATCGGCGACGAGGGCGGCCCGACGGCCTGA
- a CDS encoding bifunctional UDP-sugar hydrolase/5'-nucleotidase — protein sequence MSHNPSRPLRLAFAAVIGACLVAAPVVAVPAFAAPEGAVQLNLLNINDFHGRIDANTVKFAGTVETLRAQHPDSTLFLSDGDNIGASLYASASQKDTPTLDVLNALELSASAVGNHEFDQGFADLTGRVSDEADFDYLGANVYLAGTETPALQEYTIKDVQGVKVAIIGTVTEETPTLVSPNSISTLSFGDPVAAVNRVAAQLTDGNAENGEADVIIAEYHEGAGSGTVENATLEQELALTDSAFAKIVTQTAPEVDAIFTGHTHKQYAWNAQVPGATAGVTRPVLQTGSYGENIGQVVLSYDPATQSTSTVTNQNVKRSTTADADLVSAFPRVATVKSITDAALAQAAVTGSVAVGSITAPITRASIGGATPVVEDRSAPSTLGTLVANSLRASLSDPAKGGAEIGIVNPGGMRAELSTTPDSSVSFAEANAVLPFLNNLWTTTLTGAQFKTALEQQWQRDDKGAVPSRAYLQLGLSDNVNYTFDATRPEGDRITGIWIDGEPIDVARGYRIGSFNFLLTGGDNFRIFSQGTGTRDSGLVDRDAWISYITANSPLSPSFAARQASVTGVLTTAVKPGDSVSFSVSQLNLTSTGAPKNTQLAVAWGGSSTTFAPAAVDANGAATVTVTVPADAAASSVLTLTAKESGTVVRVPLAVTAAVPTPTPAPTPAPTPAPTTEPTPLPTTGPSAPATAPTAAAESALTAALKGTITLSDSTVAPGDKITVTVGTSFAGQYVSAWVRSTPVNLGGWKQVSAVGTITAVLPTDLAAGTHRIIVQDASGAVIGWAEITVSAAGATATGLANTGLEAGPWLAGGLLMLVLGGVLLQRRRRVSMES from the coding sequence ATGTCGCACAATCCGTCCCGCCCGCTTCGGCTGGCCTTCGCCGCAGTGATCGGAGCGTGCCTCGTGGCCGCTCCCGTCGTGGCGGTGCCCGCATTCGCCGCACCGGAAGGCGCGGTGCAGCTGAACCTGCTGAACATCAACGACTTCCACGGACGCATCGACGCGAACACCGTGAAGTTCGCCGGAACCGTCGAGACGCTGCGCGCCCAGCACCCCGACAGCACCCTGTTCCTCTCGGACGGTGACAACATCGGCGCCTCGCTGTACGCCTCCGCGTCGCAGAAGGACACACCGACTCTCGATGTGCTCAACGCCCTCGAGCTGTCGGCCTCCGCGGTCGGCAACCACGAGTTCGACCAGGGCTTCGCCGACCTCACCGGACGGGTCTCCGACGAGGCCGACTTCGACTACCTCGGAGCGAACGTCTACCTCGCCGGCACCGAGACCCCCGCCCTGCAGGAATACACGATCAAGGACGTGCAGGGCGTGAAGGTCGCCATCATCGGCACCGTCACCGAGGAGACCCCCACCCTGGTGTCGCCCAACAGCATCTCGACCCTGAGCTTCGGCGACCCCGTCGCCGCGGTCAACCGGGTCGCCGCGCAGCTCACCGACGGCAACGCCGAGAACGGCGAGGCCGACGTCATCATCGCCGAGTACCACGAGGGCGCCGGATCCGGCACTGTCGAGAACGCCACCCTCGAGCAGGAGCTCGCCCTCACCGACAGCGCGTTCGCGAAGATCGTGACGCAGACCGCACCCGAGGTCGACGCCATCTTCACCGGCCACACGCACAAGCAGTACGCCTGGAACGCCCAGGTGCCCGGCGCCACGGCGGGCGTGACCCGCCCGGTGCTGCAGACCGGCAGCTACGGCGAGAACATCGGCCAGGTCGTGCTCAGCTATGACCCCGCCACCCAGAGCACCAGCACGGTGACCAACCAGAACGTCAAGCGCAGCACCACCGCCGACGCCGACCTGGTCAGCGCCTTCCCCCGCGTCGCCACGGTCAAGTCCATCACGGATGCCGCGCTCGCCCAGGCGGCCGTCACCGGCAGCGTCGCGGTCGGCTCGATCACCGCGCCGATCACCCGCGCCTCCATCGGCGGTGCCACCCCGGTGGTCGAGGACCGGTCCGCTCCGTCGACGCTCGGCACCCTGGTGGCCAACTCGCTGCGCGCCTCCCTGTCCGACCCGGCCAAGGGCGGCGCCGAGATCGGCATTGTGAACCCCGGCGGCATGCGCGCCGAGCTCTCCACCACCCCGGACTCGTCGGTCAGCTTCGCCGAGGCCAACGCGGTGCTGCCGTTCCTGAACAACCTGTGGACCACCACCCTCACCGGCGCGCAGTTCAAGACGGCTCTCGAGCAGCAGTGGCAGCGTGACGACAAGGGCGCCGTGCCCAGCCGCGCGTACCTCCAGCTCGGCCTCTCCGACAACGTGAACTACACGTTCGACGCGACCCGCCCCGAAGGCGACCGCATCACCGGCATCTGGATCGACGGCGAGCCCATCGACGTCGCCCGCGGCTACCGGATCGGCTCGTTCAACTTCCTGCTCACCGGCGGCGACAACTTCCGGATCTTCTCGCAGGGCACCGGAACCCGGGACTCCGGGCTGGTCGACCGGGACGCCTGGATCTCTTACATCACCGCCAACAGCCCGCTCTCGCCGTCGTTCGCGGCCCGCCAGGCCTCCGTCACCGGAGTGCTGACCACGGCCGTCAAGCCCGGCGACAGCGTCAGCTTCTCCGTGTCGCAGCTCAACCTCACCTCCACCGGAGCGCCGAAGAACACCCAACTCGCGGTGGCCTGGGGTGGCAGCAGCACGACGTTCGCTCCCGCAGCCGTTGACGCCAACGGTGCCGCCACCGTCACCGTCACGGTTCCGGCCGACGCCGCAGCCAGCAGCGTCCTCACCCTGACAGCCAAGGAATCCGGCACCGTCGTGCGGGTGCCCCTGGCGGTCACCGCAGCGGTACCGACCCCGACGCCCGCTCCGACGCCCGCCCCGACGCCCGCCCCGACGACGGAGCCGACCCCGCTGCCGACGACGGGACCGTCGGCACCCGCCACCGCGCCCACGGCCGCGGCCGAGTCCGCGTTGACGGCCGCCCTGAAGGGCACCATCACGCTGTCCGACTCCACCGTGGCGCCCGGCGACAAGATCACCGTCACCGTGGGCACCTCCTTCGCCGGTCAGTACGTCTCCGCCTGGGTGCGGTCCACGCCGGTCAACCTGGGTGGTTGGAAGCAGGTCAGCGCCGTGGGAACCATCACGGCGGTCCTGCCCACCGACCTGGCCGCTGGCACGCACCGGATCATCGTGCAGGACGCCTCCGGCGCCGTGATCGGCTGGGCCGAGATCACGGTCTCGGCCGCTGGTGCCACCGCGACGGGCCTGGCGAACACCGGGCTTGAGGCCGGCCCCTGGCTGGCCGGCGGCCTGCTGATGCTCGTGCTCGGTGGGGTCCTGCTGCAGCGTCGTCGTCGGGTTTCGATGGAATCGTAA
- a CDS encoding ExeM/NucH family extracellular endonuclease — protein MQTPGTGGSSTDAASHGIFVYTKTLTSSVAVGDYVSVVGTVSEYYGLTQMTIGTLDDITPLDGSGITAPLPSELTLPSTDAERERLEGMLVTPVGDVTVTNNYTTNQYAEIGLAAGTTPLVNPTVTDRPGSAGYTAAVAANAARAITLDDGASTNYLSSSNQGKPVPYLSTEAPVRIGAAVTFTQPAILDYRNSAWKLQPQEALVPANAATVQPATFADTRTAAPEDVGGDIRLGTFNVLNYFSTTGDTLTGCSYYTDRAGANITVRSGCDARGAADQANFLRQQAKIVAAINALDAQVISLEEIENSAVFGKDRDTALGTLVAALNADLGTDTWAYVPSPASLPANEDVIRTAFIYQKAAVETVGASTILTGSAAFSNARQPLAQAFQLVGDTGSRFLTIVNHFKSKGSGTGVDADMGDGQGASNASRVNQATALVAFADTMSAQTGIDRVFLTGDFNAYDQEDPIKVITDAGYLNQEAKSGEYTYAYDGSVGSLDHVFASVEADAAVAAVDVWNINSVESVALEYSRYNSNATDFYVADPYRSSDHDPVVLGLNLATPTEPAPEPSTPAPTPAPTTPAPTTPAPTTPAPTPTITPETPAGPPAAAPESALTETLRDRISTNLVRYPAGSAITITAGTQHVGETVSAWVRSTPVNLGGWLRVSAAGTVTTALPADLAAGTHRIILQDAAGGVIGWTEITVVAADTVATGGLASTGVEPLPVLGGALLLLLLGSVLTGTVLARRRRGTVTGA, from the coding sequence CTGCAGACCCCGGGCACCGGCGGCAGCAGCACCGATGCGGCTTCGCACGGCATCTTCGTGTACACCAAGACCCTGACGAGCTCGGTCGCGGTCGGTGACTACGTGAGCGTCGTCGGTACGGTCAGCGAGTACTACGGCCTCACCCAGATGACCATCGGCACCCTGGACGACATCACCCCCCTTGACGGCAGCGGCATCACCGCGCCGCTACCCAGCGAGTTGACGTTGCCCAGCACCGATGCCGAGCGAGAACGTCTCGAAGGGATGCTCGTGACCCCGGTCGGCGACGTCACGGTCACCAACAACTACACCACCAACCAGTACGCCGAGATCGGCCTCGCGGCCGGGACCACGCCCCTGGTCAACCCCACCGTGACCGACCGGCCCGGCAGCGCCGGCTACACGGCCGCCGTGGCCGCCAACGCCGCCCGGGCGATCACCCTCGACGACGGCGCCAGCACCAACTACCTCAGCTCCAGCAATCAGGGTAAGCCGGTTCCCTACCTGTCCACCGAAGCCCCCGTGCGCATCGGCGCGGCCGTCACCTTCACCCAGCCGGCGATCCTGGACTACCGCAACTCCGCCTGGAAGCTCCAGCCCCAAGAAGCGTTGGTCCCAGCCAACGCCGCCACCGTGCAGCCGGCCACGTTTGCCGACACCCGCACGGCCGCCCCGGAGGACGTGGGCGGCGACATCCGCCTGGGCACCTTCAACGTGCTCAACTACTTCTCCACCACCGGCGACACCCTCACCGGCTGCAGCTACTACACCGACCGTGCCGGGGCCAACATCACCGTGCGCAGCGGATGCGACGCCCGCGGCGCCGCCGACCAGGCGAACTTCCTGCGCCAGCAGGCCAAGATCGTCGCGGCCATCAACGCCCTCGACGCGCAGGTGATCTCGCTCGAGGAGATCGAGAACTCCGCCGTGTTCGGCAAGGACCGCGACACCGCGCTGGGCACTCTCGTGGCCGCATTGAACGCCGATCTCGGCACGGACACCTGGGCATACGTGCCGTCCCCGGCGTCTCTGCCGGCCAACGAGGACGTCATTCGCACCGCCTTCATCTACCAGAAGGCCGCGGTCGAAACCGTGGGCGCGTCGACCATCCTCACCGGCTCCGCCGCGTTCAGCAACGCCCGCCAGCCGCTCGCCCAGGCTTTCCAGCTGGTCGGCGACACCGGCAGTCGATTCCTCACCATCGTCAACCACTTCAAGTCGAAGGGGTCCGGTACCGGCGTGGACGCCGACATGGGCGACGGGCAGGGTGCGTCCAACGCCTCCCGCGTGAACCAGGCGACCGCCCTGGTGGCCTTCGCCGACACCATGTCGGCCCAGACCGGCATCGACCGGGTATTCCTCACCGGCGACTTCAACGCCTACGACCAGGAAGACCCGATCAAGGTGATCACCGACGCCGGCTACCTCAACCAGGAGGCCAAGAGCGGCGAGTACACCTACGCCTACGACGGTTCGGTCGGCTCCCTCGACCACGTCTTCGCGTCGGTCGAGGCGGATGCCGCCGTGGCGGCGGTGGATGTGTGGAACATCAACTCGGTCGAATCGGTGGCCCTCGAGTACAGCCGGTACAACTCCAACGCCACCGACTTCTACGTCGCCGATCCGTACCGCTCCTCTGACCACGACCCTGTGGTGCTCGGCCTGAACCTGGCGACCCCGACCGAGCCGGCACCGGAGCCCAGCACCCCGGCGCCGACCCCCGCCCCGACCACCCCCGCCCCGACCACGCCCGCCCCGACCACGCCGGCGCCTACCCCGACGATCACGCCGGAGACCCCCGCTGGACCACCTGCCGCCGCGCCGGAGAGTGCCCTCACCGAGACGCTGCGGGACCGGATCAGCACGAACCTGGTGCGGTACCCGGCCGGTTCGGCCATCACCATCACGGCAGGCACCCAACACGTCGGAGAGACGGTGTCCGCCTGGGTCCGCTCCACTCCGGTCAACCTCGGCGGCTGGCTGCGGGTCAGTGCCGCGGGCACGGTGACCACCGCTCTGCCCGCCGACCTGGCCGCCGGCACGCACCGGATCATCCTGCAGGACGCCGCAGGCGGCGTGATCGGATGGACCGAGATCACCGTCGTCGCGGCCGACACGGTGGCAACGGGCGGCCTGGCAAGCACGGGCGTTGAGCCACTTCCCGTGCTGGGCGGCGCCCTGTTGCTGCTGCTGCTCGGCTCCGTGCTGACGGGCACCGTGCTCGCCCGCCGGCGCCGCGGCACCGTCACCGGCGCCTGA
- a CDS encoding lamin tail domain-containing protein, translating to MSFAPPRPLRLALASALGACLALVPLVAIPAQANPAGTGVVINEAYLSGGSAGAAFSAKFVELYNPTDTAIDLSSWSLQYRKATGVVTDSPAAVALTGTIPAKGYYLVSGGSNANGANGAALPTPDQVSTLNPSGTSGTLILADSTSALSLEAGNSAGNAAVIDLVGYGASLTFEAAVAPAPSSNTDVKSLNRTAFADTDNNATDISLSASITPTNAAGQTAATPTPPPTDTPEPTTPPAPPTDTTAISAIQGTGDTSPLAGSTVKTVGIVTAAYPSAASPASTCRPRAPAAAAPMRLRTASSCTPRP from the coding sequence ATGTCGTTCGCCCCACCCCGCCCGCTTCGGCTGGCCCTCGCCTCAGCGCTGGGAGCGTGCCTGGCACTCGTCCCGCTCGTGGCGATCCCTGCCCAGGCCAACCCCGCCGGCACCGGAGTCGTGATCAATGAGGCCTACCTCAGCGGCGGCAGCGCTGGAGCCGCCTTCTCGGCCAAGTTCGTCGAGCTGTATAACCCCACCGACACAGCCATCGACCTGTCCTCCTGGTCGCTGCAGTACCGCAAGGCCACAGGCGTCGTCACCGACAGCCCGGCGGCCGTCGCTCTGACCGGAACGATCCCGGCCAAGGGGTACTATCTCGTCTCCGGCGGGTCGAATGCGAACGGCGCGAACGGTGCCGCCCTGCCCACCCCCGACCAGGTCTCCACCCTCAACCCCAGCGGCACCAGCGGAACCCTGATCCTCGCTGACTCCACCTCGGCCCTGAGCCTGGAGGCCGGCAACTCGGCCGGCAACGCTGCCGTCATCGACCTGGTCGGCTACGGCGCCTCGCTCACCTTCGAGGCGGCCGTCGCCCCGGCTCCGTCATCGAACACCGACGTCAAGTCGCTGAACCGCACCGCGTTCGCCGACACCGACAACAACGCCACCGACATCAGCCTGTCGGCGAGCATCACGCCCACCAACGCGGCCGGCCAGACGGCGGCCACCCCCACCCCGCCGCCCACCGATACACCCGAACCCACAACACCGCCCGCCCCGCCGACCGACACCACCGCCATCAGCGCCATCCAGGGAACCGGCGACACCAGCCCGCTGGCCGGAAGCACCGTCAAGACCGTCGGCATCGTCACGGCCGCTTACCCGTCGGCGGCTTCGCCGGCTTCTACCTGCAGACCCCGGGCACCGGCGGCAGCAGCACCGATGCGGCTTCGCACGGCATCTTCGTGTACACCAAGACCCTGA
- a CDS encoding amino-acid N-acetyltransferase — translation MTEQGFTVRRARTSDVPLIQELVEPLVQQRILLGKDRVVFYEAVQEFRVVEDAHGALVGCGALHVMWEDLGEVRTLAVSQDWLGRGVGHALLDRLEADARELGLSRLFCLTFEVGFFTRHGFLDMGTETVDPHVYAELVRSPDEGVAEFLDLARVKPNTLGNTRMLKRLT, via the coding sequence GTGACAGAGCAGGGTTTCACGGTCCGTCGGGCCCGCACGAGTGATGTGCCGCTCATCCAGGAACTCGTCGAACCGCTCGTTCAGCAGCGCATCCTCCTGGGTAAGGACCGGGTGGTCTTCTACGAGGCCGTGCAGGAATTCCGGGTCGTCGAAGACGCCCACGGCGCCCTGGTGGGCTGCGGCGCCCTGCACGTGATGTGGGAGGACCTCGGAGAGGTGCGCACCCTCGCGGTCTCCCAGGACTGGCTCGGCCGCGGTGTGGGGCATGCGCTTCTCGACCGGCTGGAAGCGGATGCCCGCGAGCTCGGCCTCAGCCGGCTGTTCTGCCTCACCTTCGAGGTGGGCTTCTTCACCCGGCACGGATTCCTGGACATGGGCACCGAGACTGTCGACCCGCACGTCTACGCCGAACTCGTGCGCTCTCCCGACGAGGGTGTCGCCGAGTTCCTCGACCTCGCCCGGGTGAAGCCCAATACCCTCGGCAACACCCGGATGCTCAAGCGCCTGACCTGA
- a CDS encoding ATP-dependent Clp protease ATP-binding subunit — translation MFERFTDRARRVVVLAQEEAKMLNHNYIGTEHILLGLIHEGEGVAAKALESLGISLDAVREQVQDIIGQGQQQPTGHIPFTPRAKKVLELSLREALQLGHNYIGTEHILLGLIREGEGVAAQVLVKLGADLNRVRQQVIQLLSGYQGKEQVQVGANETAANPAGSQILDQFGRNLTQAARDNKLDPVIGREKEIERVMQILSRRSKNNPVLIGEPGVGKTAVVEGLAQAIVKGDVPETLKDKQLYSLDLGSLIAGSRYRGDFEERLKKVTKEIRTRGDIIVFIDEIHTLVGAGAAEGAIDAASILKPLLARGELQTIGATTLDEYRKHFEKDAALERRFQPIQVNEPSLPHTINILKGLRDRYEAHHKVSITDGALVAAANLADRYVSDRFLPDKAIDLIDEAGARLRLSILSSPPELREFDEKIAVVRAAKETAIEDQDFEKAAGLRDEEKNLLGERLRLEKKWKSGDVKTTAVVDEGLIAEVLAQATGIPVFKLTEEESSRLVFMEKALHQRVIGQEEAISALAKTIRRTRAGLKDPKRPSGSFIFAGPTGVGKTELAKALAEFLFDDEAAMISLDMSEYGEKHTVSRLFGAPPGFVGFEEGGQLTEKVRRKPFSVVLFDEIEKAHPDIFNSLLQILEEGRLTDGQGRVIDFKNTVIIMTTNLGTRDISGSPVGFQLEGDTSTGYDRMRGKVNEELKKHFKPEFLNRVDEIIVFPQLSKPELLQIVDLFVKRLGDRLLDRDMTIEITLAVKEHLIEVGFDPALGARPLRRAIQREVEDRLSERILHGELNAGDHVHVDFVDGEYVFTTTNRNEAVSVGINTAASVGTGPGTPDLAITSD, via the coding sequence ATGTTTGAGAGATTTACCGACCGAGCTCGTCGTGTCGTCGTCCTGGCCCAGGAAGAGGCCAAGATGCTCAACCACAACTACATCGGAACCGAGCACATTCTGCTCGGTCTCATCCACGAGGGTGAAGGCGTGGCCGCCAAGGCCCTGGAGAGCCTCGGCATCTCCCTGGATGCCGTGCGCGAGCAGGTGCAGGACATCATCGGCCAGGGCCAGCAGCAGCCCACGGGTCACATCCCGTTCACGCCGCGCGCCAAGAAGGTCCTCGAGCTGAGCCTGCGCGAAGCCCTGCAGCTCGGCCACAACTACATCGGAACCGAGCACATCCTGCTCGGGCTCATCCGCGAGGGCGAGGGCGTTGCCGCCCAGGTGCTGGTCAAGCTCGGCGCCGACCTCAACCGGGTGCGCCAGCAGGTCATCCAGCTCCTTTCCGGCTACCAGGGAAAGGAGCAGGTGCAGGTGGGCGCGAACGAGACCGCAGCCAACCCCGCGGGCAGCCAGATTCTCGACCAGTTCGGACGCAACCTCACCCAGGCGGCGCGCGACAACAAACTCGACCCGGTCATCGGGCGCGAGAAGGAGATCGAGCGGGTCATGCAGATCCTCTCCCGCCGCTCCAAAAACAACCCCGTGCTCATCGGTGAACCGGGCGTCGGAAAGACCGCCGTCGTCGAGGGCCTCGCCCAGGCGATCGTCAAGGGCGATGTTCCGGAGACGCTGAAGGACAAGCAGCTCTACTCGCTCGACCTCGGTTCGCTGATCGCCGGCAGCCGTTACCGCGGTGACTTCGAGGAACGCCTGAAGAAGGTCACCAAGGAGATCCGCACCCGCGGTGACATCATCGTGTTCATCGACGAGATCCACACCCTCGTCGGAGCCGGTGCCGCCGAGGGCGCCATCGACGCGGCGTCGATCCTCAAGCCCCTGCTCGCCCGCGGTGAACTGCAGACCATCGGTGCGACCACGCTCGATGAGTACCGCAAGCACTTCGAGAAGGATGCCGCTCTCGAGCGCCGCTTCCAACCCATCCAGGTGAACGAGCCGTCGCTGCCGCACACCATCAACATCCTCAAGGGTCTGCGCGACCGCTACGAGGCGCACCACAAGGTCTCCATCACCGATGGCGCCCTCGTGGCCGCGGCCAACCTCGCCGACCGCTACGTCTCCGACCGCTTCCTGCCCGACAAGGCCATCGACCTGATCGACGAGGCCGGCGCACGCCTGCGCCTCTCGATCCTCTCGAGCCCGCCGGAGCTGCGCGAATTCGACGAGAAGATCGCCGTGGTTCGTGCCGCCAAGGAGACCGCGATCGAGGACCAGGACTTCGAGAAGGCAGCGGGCCTCCGCGACGAGGAGAAGAACCTCCTCGGCGAGCGTCTGCGCCTGGAGAAGAAGTGGAAGTCCGGCGACGTCAAGACCACCGCCGTGGTCGACGAGGGCCTGATCGCCGAGGTCCTGGCCCAGGCCACCGGTATCCCCGTGTTCAAGCTCACCGAGGAGGAGTCCTCGCGGCTCGTCTTCATGGAGAAGGCACTGCACCAGCGCGTCATCGGTCAGGAAGAGGCCATCTCGGCTCTGGCCAAGACCATCCGTCGCACCCGTGCAGGTTTGAAGGACCCGAAGCGTCCGAGCGGTTCGTTCATCTTCGCCGGCCCCACCGGTGTCGGTAAGACCGAGCTGGCCAAGGCGCTCGCCGAGTTCCTCTTCGACGACGAGGCCGCCATGATCTCGCTCGACATGAGTGAGTACGGCGAGAAGCACACCGTCTCGCGGCTGTTCGGCGCCCCTCCCGGGTTCGTCGGCTTCGAAGAAGGCGGCCAGCTCACCGAGAAGGTGCGCCGCAAGCCGTTCTCCGTGGTGCTGTTCGACGAGATCGAGAAGGCTCACCCCGACATATTCAACTCGCTCCTCCAGATTCTGGAAGAGGGCCGGTTGACGGATGGCCAGGGTCGCGTGATCGACTTCAAGAACACCGTCATCATCATGACCACCAACCTCGGCACGAGGGACATCAGCGGCTCGCCCGTCGGGTTCCAGCTCGAGGGCGACACGTCCACCGGCTACGACCGGATGCGCGGAAAGGTGAACGAGGAGCTCAAGAAGCACTTCAAGCCCGAGTTCCTCAACCGCGTCGACGAGATCATCGTCTTCCCGCAGCTGTCCAAGCCCGAACTGCTGCAGATCGTGGACCTGTTCGTCAAGCGTCTGGGTGACCGGCTGCTCGACCGCGACATGACCATCGAGATCACCCTCGCGGTCAAGGAGCACCTCATCGAAGTCGGCTTCGACCCCGCCCTCGGTGCACGGCCGCTACGTCGCGCGATCCAGCGTGAGGTGGAGGACCGTCTGAGCGAGCGCATCCTGCACGGCGAGCTCAACGCCGGCGACCACGTGCACGTGGACTTCGTCGACGGGGAGTACGTGTTCACCACGACGAACCGCAACGAGGCCGTCTCGGTGGGCATCAACACCGCCGCGAGCGTGGGCACCGGCCCTGGCACGCCCGACCTCGCCATCACGAGCGACTAG
- a CDS encoding helix-turn-helix transcriptional regulator gives MAPVDDDEITGIHCRLDELLVERGLTLTRLSELVGVSVVNLSVLKNDRAKAIRYSTLAAVCVALDCEVGDLLVRAD, from the coding sequence GTGGCGCCCGTCGACGACGACGAGATCACCGGCATCCACTGCCGGCTCGACGAACTGTTGGTCGAGCGCGGCCTCACCCTCACCCGGCTCAGCGAGCTGGTCGGGGTGAGCGTGGTCAATCTGTCGGTGCTGAAGAACGACCGGGCCAAGGCCATCCGCTACTCGACCCTGGCCGCGGTCTGTGTGGCCCTGGACTGCGAGGTCGGCGACCTGCTGGTGCGCGCCGACTGA